A window of the Hypomesus transpacificus isolate Combined female chromosome 22, fHypTra1, whole genome shotgun sequence genome harbors these coding sequences:
- the LOC124484114 gene encoding pancreatic secretory granule membrane major glycoprotein GP2-like encodes MEESGLSLQARFSALLFMFQGDYRDVYLHCSLNLCDQRNSSCSPMCSGRSVRSVDELVPLKPVTIGPITWAQSLE; translated from the exons ATGGAGGAGAGTGGCTTGTCCCTCCAGGCTCGCTTCTCTGCGCTGCTGTTCATGTTCCAGGGGGACTACAGGGACGTCTACCTGCACTGCAGCCTCAACCTGTGTGACCAGAGgaactcctcctgctctcct ATGTGTTCAGGAAGGTCTGTCCGCTCTGTCGATGAACTCGTACCCCTCAAGCCCGTCACCATCGGACCAATCACCT GGGCCCAGAGTCTGGAGTGA
- the LOC124484109 gene encoding uncharacterized protein LOC124484109 isoform X2 translates to MLVLLLFTGECVLDLTETCVKDLLLCQSVSDLEMDRLCLCVALTALFCAASCGETGVSGAEVEQRVRPGDKVTLHCDCRVSSGVHVVWYRNCSHRNQPTLVMSEYNNNKNNMFLQYDQLLNPFPGFTLVWNKSNNTYDLLIENVTESDLGLYYCGTVALKVVETPPDKIKEEKLYLYGDITISLSFAEPPDPVCPVCPDPDGDCGLSWVLVLLSRALTALLLPCAYWVGYMQAGSWRRRREEVWKRSRDQTDQSFSMSLQ, encoded by the exons atgttggtgttgttgttgtttacaggtGAGTGTGTTCTTGATTTGACGGAAACATGTGTCAAAGACCTGCTTCTCTGTCAGTCAGTGTCAGACCTGGAGATGgacaggctgtgtctgtgtgtcgctCTGACTGCACTCTTCT gtgctgcttcctgtggagagacaggggtCTCTGGAGCCGAGGTGGAGCAGAGAGTCAGACCAGGTGACAAAGTTACTCTCCACTGTGACTGCAGAGTATCATCTGGGGTGCACGTAGTGTGGTACAGGAACTGCTCTCATAGGAACCAGCCTACTCTGGTCATGTCCGAatataataacaacaaaaacaacatgttcCTTCAATATGACCAACTTCTTAACCCCTTCCCTGGTTTTACTCTGGTGTGGAACAAGTCCAACAACACCTATGATCTCCTGATTGAGAACGTGACTGAGTCTGACCTGGGACTCTACTATTGTGGGACTGTGGCGTTGAAGGTGGTGGAAACACCACCAGACAAGATAAAAGAGGAGAAGCTCTATCTTTATGGAGATATAACCATCAGTCTTTCATTTG CGGAGCCCCCAGACCCTGTCTGCCCGGTGTGTCCAGACCCTGATGGGGACTGTGGTCTGAGCTGGGTCCTGGTGCTGCTGTCCAGAGCTCtgactgccctcctcctcccatgtgCCTACTGGGTCGGATACATGCAAG CAGgatcatggaggaggaggagggaggaagtctGGAAGAGGAGTAGAGACCAGACTGACCAGTcattctccatgtctctccaaTGA
- the LOC124484109 gene encoding uncharacterized protein LOC124484109 isoform X3 — MLVLLLFTGECVLDLTETCVKDLLLCQSVSDLEMDRLCLCVALTALFCAASCGETGVSGAEVEQRVRPGDKVTLHCDCRVSSGVHVVWYRNCSHRNQPTLVMSEYNNNKNNMFLQYDQLLNPFPGFTLVWNKSNNTYDLLIENVTESDLGLYYCGTVALKVVETPPDKIKEEKLYLYGDITISLSFAEPPDPVCPVCPDPDGDCGLSWVLVLLSRALTALLLPCAYWVGYMQGSWRRRREEVWKRSRDQTDQSFSMSLQ; from the exons atgttggtgttgttgttgtttacaggtGAGTGTGTTCTTGATTTGACGGAAACATGTGTCAAAGACCTGCTTCTCTGTCAGTCAGTGTCAGACCTGGAGATGgacaggctgtgtctgtgtgtcgctCTGACTGCACTCTTCT gtgctgcttcctgtggagagacaggggtCTCTGGAGCCGAGGTGGAGCAGAGAGTCAGACCAGGTGACAAAGTTACTCTCCACTGTGACTGCAGAGTATCATCTGGGGTGCACGTAGTGTGGTACAGGAACTGCTCTCATAGGAACCAGCCTACTCTGGTCATGTCCGAatataataacaacaaaaacaacatgttcCTTCAATATGACCAACTTCTTAACCCCTTCCCTGGTTTTACTCTGGTGTGGAACAAGTCCAACAACACCTATGATCTCCTGATTGAGAACGTGACTGAGTCTGACCTGGGACTCTACTATTGTGGGACTGTGGCGTTGAAGGTGGTGGAAACACCACCAGACAAGATAAAAGAGGAGAAGCTCTATCTTTATGGAGATATAACCATCAGTCTTTCATTTG CGGAGCCCCCAGACCCTGTCTGCCCGGTGTGTCCAGACCCTGATGGGGACTGTGGTCTGAGCTGGGTCCTGGTGCTGCTGTCCAGAGCTCtgactgccctcctcctcccatgtgCCTACTGGGTCGGATACATGCAAG gatcatggaggaggaggagggaggaagtctGGAAGAGGAGTAGAGACCAGACTGACCAGTcattctccatgtctctccaaTGA
- the LOC124484109 gene encoding uncharacterized protein LOC124484109 isoform X1 → MLVLLLFTGECVLDLTETCVKDLLLCQSVSDLEMDRLCLCVALTALFCAASCGETGVSGAEVEQRVRPGDKVTLHCDCRVSSGVHVVWYRNCSHRNQPTLVMSEYNNNKNNMFLQYDQLLNPFPGFTLVWNKSNNTYDLLIENVTESDLGLYYCGTVALKVVETPPDKIKEEKLYLYGDITISLSFAEPPDPVCPVCPDPDGDCGLSWVLVLLSRALTALLLPCAYWVGYMQGGSQHTCTPTCLMVNPWIDVTLSDYCVAN, encoded by the exons atgttggtgttgttgttgtttacaggtGAGTGTGTTCTTGATTTGACGGAAACATGTGTCAAAGACCTGCTTCTCTGTCAGTCAGTGTCAGACCTGGAGATGgacaggctgtgtctgtgtgtcgctCTGACTGCACTCTTCT gtgctgcttcctgtggagagacaggggtCTCTGGAGCCGAGGTGGAGCAGAGAGTCAGACCAGGTGACAAAGTTACTCTCCACTGTGACTGCAGAGTATCATCTGGGGTGCACGTAGTGTGGTACAGGAACTGCTCTCATAGGAACCAGCCTACTCTGGTCATGTCCGAatataataacaacaaaaacaacatgttcCTTCAATATGACCAACTTCTTAACCCCTTCCCTGGTTTTACTCTGGTGTGGAACAAGTCCAACAACACCTATGATCTCCTGATTGAGAACGTGACTGAGTCTGACCTGGGACTCTACTATTGTGGGACTGTGGCGTTGAAGGTGGTGGAAACACCACCAGACAAGATAAAAGAGGAGAAGCTCTATCTTTATGGAGATATAACCATCAGTCTTTCATTTG CGGAGCCCCCAGACCCTGTCTGCCCGGTGTGTCCAGACCCTGATGGGGACTGTGGTCTGAGCTGGGTCCTGGTGCTGCTGTCCAGAGCTCtgactgccctcctcctcccatgtgCCTACTGGGTCGGATACATGCAAGGTGGTTCACAGCACACCTGCACACCCACCTGCTTGATGGTTAACCCCTGGATAGATGTCACACTGTCAGATTACTGTGTGGCTAACTGA
- the LOC124484465 gene encoding LOW QUALITY PROTEIN: aerolysin-like protein (The sequence of the model RefSeq protein was modified relative to this genomic sequence to represent the inferred CDS: inserted 1 base in 1 codon), with protein sequence MLVTPLVSSDLTEWFSSQFCLNGWQVKAVKVWLTDGRSQQFGNEAGKFSEFTFKDGEHFTKLSLWGNGAGTRLGAIKFQTSQSREFNAHMTDWGLKTEYPVDVGSGICIGVFGRAGSDTDALGFKFINTIKSTVMKNVHYPTLHDVIPQVAIREIKSMTYKNESTVTQEHKIEASEKITKKSSWSVTNKLEANFHFEISAGIPEVAEVSGGFGFTVGTESTHSLEEEKSHTETLSFPVKXPAGKTVNIDITIGKVTIDLPYTGRLEMTCYNNSVLSFNTSGIYKGLTYTEAKVVTKEIP encoded by the exons ATGTTAGTCACACCACTG GTAAGTTCTGATTTAACTGAATGGTTTAGCAGCCAATTTTGTTTAAATGGCTGGCAGGTGAAGGCTGTGAAGGTTTGGCTAACTGATGGGCGAAGCCAACAGTTTGGAAATGAAGCAGGAAAGTTTTCTGAATTTACCTTTAAAGATGGAGAGCATTTTACCAAGCTTTCTCTGTGGGGAAATGGAGCAGGAACACGTTTGGGTGCCATCAAATTCCAAACTAGTCAGTCACGGGAGTTCAATGCTCACATGACTGACTGGGGGTTGAAAACTGAGTACCCTGTTGATGTTGGCTCTGGGATCTGCATTGGAGTCTTTGGAAGGGCTGGTTCAGACACGGATGCCTTGGGTTTTAAATTCATTAACACCATCAAGTCTACCGTAATGAAAAATGTCCACTACCCCACACTGCATGATGTTATACCCCAGGTGGCTATTAGGGAAATCAAGTCCATGACTTACAAAAACGAATCTACTGTCACTCAAGAACACAAAATTGAAGCGTCTGAAAAAATCACCAAAAAATCATCGTGGTCTGTGACCAACAAGTTAGAAGCAAactttcactttgaaataagcGCAGGAATCCCTGAGGTAGCAGAAGTCTCTGGTGGGTTTGGCTTCACTGTGGGAACTGAAAGCACACATAgcttagaagaagaaaaatctcATACTGAGACTCTGTCCTTCCCAGTTA TACCTGCTGGGAAGACTGTAAATATTGACATCACGATTGGTAAAGTTACAATTGATCTCCCCTACACTGGCAGACTGGAAATGACCTGTTACAATAACAGTGTTCTGAGTTTTAACACCAGTGGAATCTACAAGGGCCTTACTTACACAGAAGCAAAAGTGGTTACAAAAGAGATTCCTTAA
- the LOC124484098 gene encoding interferon-induced very large GTPase 1-like: MEEATGPPQEEVISQLNRSGEVLCDICSEMDKKMTAVETCLTCSSSYCEKHVRRHHTDAKLLTHTLVKASSPSPPANPVVRCTGATSVKLSWDWPTGQQNSKHSFKVTWNSWSSVTRDNRADITGLSPETEYSFSICTTDETGLDSDPVTANIRTKCILNSYLKTLGLEQSHGKELTLNKMLAINAQMIYTKCVSTPKSQLGFFLRELMKANVSARDKLSNLSDEKDLVNPLDLITALFWCSDHFLQQEIALKMSLCQFAVPLLLPNCETKPITLMLWAMRDIVKRYKTHSMDQNEFVEDSIVLANLPMVSFVRLGYSSLSKSELLNNVLSKSQQNNCSFVHRNMAGGNSPRQISDGLVEITWYFPCGNPNTDVFSEPVAVANLRGDIQDFPTQFEFLCKTSAAVFVFCDGFSLDSHVLNSKHLTDRQFFVVSNTEAKSYDAAAFELLQLKPSAHIKKDGKMNNVQLVQKLHSVVTEVVMANPVKFSVEKMAKETKKLNIYVDEDFELCQAGKENACSITDHISDISGFKIKNLPLHGQILQDLVKIEREQSKLKNAGTTDFERYKDELMLKKEELRKKQVSHATTDIMPKFIHALKESRVCTFFLKWMKINLDNLSRACLSNLKEKYKSLCGSSPVDQKALSALENTIYLSSLGTEHFLRELGQLYESAQSLPEDHPTLQQYKHLPRICAQVMLDGFPLELIDGDASYIPMKWISDVLRELHSLTFSNSKVKVITVLGVQSSGKSTLLNTMFGIQFAVSGGRCTRGAFMQLIRVEEDLKEQLGCDFIMVIDTEGLKAPQLAQLVNSYEHDNELATLVVGLSDITIINIAMENATEMKDTMQIVVHAFLRMKEVGKKHMCQFVHQNVPDCSAHAKNANDRKLLLQQLNEMTEVAAKMERKEHNKGFTDIMDYDPEKHSCYLPGLWFGNPPMAPVNAGYSDAVSELKESIIQRLIDLKTPVVSILQFCEWTENVWNAVKHENFIFSFRNSLEADAYNNISVEFNRFDWTFRNNIQVWVREAETEISNCAPSGLDTLNKRLKNDGTVKLQAELSQMQKMLDDYYKKAGKDVHFIERHKQSFVNSTKALHDDIENSVIHKLQLAVNSKRSMAKIEDLKKSHSSFIEQQVLKLLKECKSKGIQMNSEELDSAFKETWKKTVDSLDICKLETQDIESDIRITLTKNIKNKAGAFQILKVIKRLDDQSSEIEVAPGKSAWNWLTKHFKKQDKNQYEQLASSIIGECKKSIANRVESGSDYNNMDALDVLKVCDTILDKNENIDVEFEAKLKINICAHASREYQKMHKAFIEDKDPQRSLDELKPKFLDAFKDLFFERDQCEKKAEEFTKVCLEPAVVDYVNASLGPDIVKTMVHREIQGNEDLDLRTRTFFEFSLLKLLLLKDDFEYFVSYTGDFTYQQFVKTSIVENILIFFSKNKSFINCLLKEELKCITDKIEQVIKTVGSEPPFKDGETISTISACSFIDCICSKLNKDLSFPQDRLDVVVLLNNAKGPLFLDHLKTCVENLKKSLEKEFNKDMDVKAKLKQLPIKPQDVIFDDIIGCGKLCPFCKAPCEAAQPGHKEHFVTIHRPEGIGKYMWDKSKQLVTDICTSLVTSKVMFRCKDTKDEWHPYKNYRSIYPDWRIQPDSSVEDSDYWKYVFAKYNQQFADKYEAKPADIPPGWKRITLEQAMESLKKTYRQK, translated from the exons ATGGAGGAAGCTACGGGTCCTCCTCAGGAGGAAGTGATCTCTCAGTTAAACAG ATCAGGAGAAGTGCTTTGTGACATTTGTTCAGAAATGGACAAGAAGATGACAGCTGTGGAAACCTGCCTCACCTGCAGCAGCTCCTACTGTGAGAAGCACGTCAGGAGACACCACACTGACGCAAAGCTTCTGACACACACTCTGGTGAAGGCCTCTTCGCCGTCTCCTCCTG ccaatCCCGTTGTGAGATGCACTGGTGCAACATCTGTCAAACTTTCCTGGGACTGGCCGACTGGCCAACAAAACAGCAAGCACAGTTTCAAGGTGACATGGAACAGTTGGTCTAGTGTTACAAGAGACAACAGAGCAGATATCACTGGTCTCAGTCCTGAGACTGAGTACAGCTTCAGCATCTGCACCACTGATGAGACAGGGCTGGACAGTGACCCTGTCACTGCAAACATACGCACAA AATGCATCTTGAACTCATATCTGAAGACACTGGGACTGGAACAGTCTCATGGAAAGGAATTAACACTAAATAAAATGCTTGCTATCAATGCCCAAATGAtttatacaaaatgtgtttCAACTCCTAAATCACAATTGGGTTTTTTTCTTAGAGAATTGATGAAAGCTAATGTGTCAGCACGAGATAAGTTAAGTAATCTGTCTGATGAGAAAGATCTGGTGAATCCACTAGACCTCATAACTGCTCTGTTCTGGTGCTCAGATCATTTCCTGCAGCAGGAGATTGCCCTTAAAATGTCATTGTGTCAGTTTGCTGTTCCTCTGCTTCTGCCCAACTGTGAGACAAAACCGATCACCTTGATGTTGTGGGCCATGAGGGACATAGTGAAGAGGTACAAAACTCATTCAATGGACCAAAACGAGTTTGTTGAGGACAGCATTGTGCTTGCTAACCTTCCCATGGTGTCTTTTGTCAGACTTGGGTACAGCAGCTTGTCAAAATCTGAGCTACTAAATAATGTGTTAAGCAAATCTCAGCAGAACAATTGTTCCTTTGTTCACCGAAACATGGCAGGAGGCAACAGTCCAAGACAGATCTCAGACGGGTTAGTAGAAATAACCTGGTACTTTCCCTGTGGaaacccaaacactgatgtgttCTCAGAACCTGTGGCTGTGGCTAATCTTCGTGGAGATATCCAGGACTTTCCAACCCAGTTTGAGTTCCTCTGTAAAACATCagctgcagtgtttgtgttctgtgATGGTTTCAGCTTAGACAGTCATGTGTTGAACTCCAAGCACCTGACAGATCGACAGTTCTTTGTTGTCAGTAACACTGAAGCAAAGAGCTATGATGCAGCTGCATTTGAACTTCTGCAGCTAAAACCATCTGCACACATTAAGAAAGACGGTAAAATGAACAATGTCCAGCTTGTTCAGAAGCTCCACTCTGTTGTCACAGAAGTTGTGATGGCAAACCCAGTCAAGTTCTCTGTGGAAAAGATGGCAAAAGAGACAAAGAAGTTGAATATATATGTGGACGAAGATTTTGAACTCTGTCAGGCTGGAAAGGAGAACGCATGTTCAATCACTGACCACATTTCTGACATATCAGGCTTCAAGATTAAAAATCTTCCACTGCATGGACAGATATTACAAGACTTAGTCAAGATTGAGAGAGAGCAAAGTAAGTTGAAAAATGCAGGTACAACTGATTTTGAACGCTACAAAGATGAACTCATGCTGAAAAAAGAAGAACTAAGGAAAAAGCAAGTCAGCCACGCTACGACAGACATCATGCCCAAATTCATTCATGCTTTGAAGGAATCAAGAGTGTGCACCTTTTTCCTCAAGTGGATGAAGATCAACCTGGATAATCTTTCAAGAGCATGCCTATCCAATCTGAAAGAGAAGTACAAAAGTCTTTGTGGAAGCTCTCCTGTTGACCAGAAAGCACTTTCTGCCTTGGAAAACACAATTTATTTAAGCTCCCTGGGGACAGAACACTTCCTGAGAGAGTTGGGACAGCTGTACGAGTCAGCTCAGTCACTGCCAGAGGATCATCCCACTctccaacaatataaacatctgCCAAGAATCTGTGCACAGGTGATGTTGGATGGCTTTCCATTGGAGCTGATAGATGGAGATGCATCGTACATCCCAATGAAGTGGATATCAGATGTGTTGAGAGAACTTCACAGCTTGACCTTCAGTAACAGCAAGGTCAAAGTGATCACAGTGTTGGGGGTTCAGAGTTCAGGGAAGTCCACTCTCCTGAACACCATGTTTGGGATCCAGTTTGCCGTCAGTGGTGGAAGATGCACTCGAGGAGCCTTCATGCAGCTGATCAGAGTGGAGGAGGATCTGAAGGAGCAGCTGGGCTGTGACTTCATCATGGTCATCGACACAGAGGGGCTGAAAGCTCCACAGCTGGCACAACTGGTCAACAGTTATGAACATGACAACGAACTGGCCACTCTGGTTGTAggcctcagtgacatcacaatcaTCAACATTGCTATGGAGAACGCTACAGAGATGAAAGACACCATGCAGATTGTGGTCCATGCTTTTCTCAGGATGAAGGAAGTGGGGAAGAAGCACATGTGTCAGTTCGTACATCAAAACGTCCCAGATTGTTCTGCACATGCTAAAAATGCCAATGACAGAAAGCTCCTCCTGCAGCAACTGAATGAGATGACCGAGGTGGCTGCCAAAATGGAAAGGAAAGAGCACAATAAGGGGTTCACTGACATCATGGATTATGATCCTGAGAAGCACAGCTGCTACCTCCCAGGTCTGTGGTTTGGTAATCCACCCATGGCTCCTGTCAACGCAGGCTACAGTGACGCTGTGAGTGAGCTGAAGGAAAGCATTATTCAGAGGTTGATTGATCTGAAAACCCCTGTTGTCTCAATCCTACAGTTCTGTGAATGGACAGAAAATGTGTGGAATGCAGTGAAGCATGAGAACTTTATCTTCAGCTTCCGTAACAGTCTTGAGGCTGATGCCTACAACAACATCTCAGTGGAGTTCAACAGGTTCGATTGGACCTTCCGAAATAACATCCAAGTTTGGGTGCGTGAAGCGGAGACGGAGATATCAAACTGTGCTCCTTCTGGCCTGGACACTTTGAACAAGAGGCTTAAAAATGACGGTACAGTGAAATTACAGGCAGAGTTGAGTCAAATGCAGAAGATGCTGGATGATTATTACAAGAAAGCTGGTAAAGATGTTCACTTCATTGAAAGACACAAACAGAGCTTTGTTAACAGCAccaaagcacttcatgatgacattGAAAACTCAGTGATTCACAAACTTCAACTGGCTGTTAACAGCAAGCGAAGCATGGCTAAAATAGAAGATCTCAAAAAAAGCCATTCTTCCTTCATCGAGCAGCAGGTGCTGAAACTGCTTAAGGAGTGCAAGAGCAAAGGAATTCAAATGAATTCTGAAGAACTGGACTCAGCATTTAAAGAAACATGGAAAAAAACTGTTGATTCACTGGACATCTGTAAACTTGAAACACAAGACATTGAGTCAGACATACGAATAACTTTGACCAAAAACATAAAGAATAAAGCAGGTGCATTTCAAATCCTTAAAGTTATCAAACGCTTAGATGACCAATCCTCTGAAATTGAAGTTGCACCTGGAAAATCGGCATGGAACTggttaacaaaacattttaaaaagcaaGACAAAAATCAGTATGAGCAATTGGCATCCAGCATAATTGGAGAATGTAAAAAATCAATTGCAAATCGAGTGGAATCAGGCTCAGATTACAACAATATGGATGCATTAGATGTTCTCAAAGTGTGTGACACGATTCTTGATAAGAACGAGAACATAGATGTAGAGTTTGAAGCTAAACTAAAGATCAACATTTGTGCACATGCATCACGGGAATATCAGAAAATGCACAAAGCTTTCATTGAAGACAAAGATCCTCAGAGGTCGCTGGACGAATTGAAACCCAAGTTCCTCGATGCCTTCAAGGATCTGTTCTTTGAGAGAGATCAATGTGAGAAAAAGGCAGAGGAATTTACCAAAGTCTGCTTAGAGCCTGCAGTGGTAGATTATGTCAATGCCTCTTTGGGTCCAGACATTGTGAAAACAATGGTGCATAGAGAAATACAAGGAAATGAAGACCTTGATTTAAGGACCCGTACCTTTTTTGAGTTTTCCTTACTAAAACTGCTACTCTTAAAGGATGATTTTGAATATTTTGTGAGTTATACAGGTGATTTTACGTATCAGCAGTTTGTTAAAACCTCAATTGTTGAAAACATTTTGATTTTTTTCTCTAAAAATAAATCGTTCATCAATTGCTTATTAAAAGAAGAACTGAAATGTATCACTGACAAAATAGAGCAGGTGATCAAGACGGTTGGTTCTGAACCTCCATTTAAAGATGGAGAAACAATTTCAACCATATCTGCTTGCTCTTTCATCGACTGCATCTGCAGCAAACTGAACAAGGATCTGAGCTTTCCCCAAGATAGGCTCGACGTAGTCGTACTTTTGAACAACGCCAAGGGGCCGCTATTTCTAGATCACCTTAAAACTTGTGTCGAAAACTTGAAGAAATCCCTTGAAAAAGAGTTTAACAAAGACATGGATGTGAAGGCCAAGCTGAAGCAGCTTCCCATTAAGCCCCAGGATGTGATCTTTGACGACATCATTGGTTGTGGAAAATTGTGTCCGTTCTGCAAAGCACCTTGTGAAGCAGCACAGCCCGGTCACAAGGAGCATTTTGTTACCATCCACAGACCAGAGGGGATAGGAAAATATATGTGGGATAAATCAAAACAACTTGTGACTGACATATGTACCTCCTTAGTGACCAGTAAGGTGATGTTTAGGTGCAAAGATACAAAAGATGAGTGGCATCCATACAAAAACTATCGGTCAATATACCCAGACTGGCGTATTCAACCAGACTCCAGCGTTGAAGATTCTGACTACTGGAAATACGTATTTGCAAAGTACAACCAACAGTTTGCAGATAAGTATGAAGCCAAACCTGCTGACATACCTCCTGGCTGGAAGAGAATCACCCTGGAGCAGGCCATGGAGAGCTTGAAGAAGACTTACAGACAAAAATAG
- the LOC124484466 gene encoding aerolysin-like protein: MLNRIRGLAPRTSLLHVPVNDLTSAWHNTTFCCLFPTTLSHHCNSNSPRSLQEAYWTLNKVYIKSRNVIPYTVTKHWRTRKDVHYPTLHDVIPQVAVREIKSMTYKNKSTVTQQHKIEASETITKKSSWSVTNKLEANFHFGISAGIPEVAEVSSGFGFTVGTESTHGLEEEKSHTETLSFPVKVPAGKTVNIDITIGKVTIDLPYTARVEMTCYNNSVLSFNTNGIYKGLTYTDAKVVTKEIP; encoded by the exons ATGTTGAACAGGATAAGGGGGCTGGCCCCCAGAACCTCCCTTCTGCACGTGCCTGTGAATGATTTAACCTCAGCATg GCACAATACAACTTTTTGCTGCTTATTCCCAACGACCCT GAGCCATCATTGTAACTCAAATTCCCCGCGGTCGTTACAGGAGGCATATTGGACACTAAATAAG GTTTACATCAAGAGTAGAAATGTTATACCTTACACCGTTACTAAGCATTGGAGGACACGAAAGGATGTCCACTACCCAACACTGCATGATGTTATACCCCAGGTGGCTGTTAGGGAAATCAAGTCCATGACTTACAAAAACAAATCTACTGTCACTCAACAACACAAAATTGAAGCGTCTGAAACAATCACCAAAAAATCATCGTGGTCTGTGACCAACAAGTTAGAAGCAAACTTTCACTTTGGAATAAGCGCAGGAATCCCTGAGGTAGCAGAAGTCTCTTCTGGGTTTGGCTTCACTGTGGGAACTGAAAGCACACATGgcttagaagaagaaaaatctcATACTGAGACTCTGTCCTTCCCAGTTAAGGTTCCTGCTGGGAAGACTGTAAATATTGACATCACGATTGGTAAAGTTACAATTGATCTCCCCTACACTGCCAGAGTGGAAATGACCTGTTACAATAACAGTGTTCTGAGTTTTAACACCAATGGAATCTACAAGGGCCTTACTTACACAGATGCAAAAGTGGTTACAAAAGAGATTCCTTAA